A single region of the Actinoplanes sp. SE50/110 genome encodes:
- a CDS encoding Ig-like domain-containing protein: MARLRKGTIAVVIGSLSLTATTPAHADEPVPDTTPPVITSTGLTPGQLVGAYKGFKPIVSDNSGTTQMQVLLNGKLSMTMPVNWDGPIRLNAKALPTDTDLDVTLRVKDPAGNTTDATTRVHLDSSLPTATPSPAYGTAMESGPVTITLTDVPDDVTKIAMHFYSTGQDVIRTEGPWTFQWDASEQSEIPYFILTDRAGNTNNVITGYIVDNDPPVIEHLSNYIPQITLKPGTTTTIGAYATLTAVVNDKSRLSRTEWWVNGVLRATNPDEFRLTPDMTTGTTATIELRVWDGAGHPASAIFPLAIDRVGPSISNITPDAMALVRGTSFTTTVVASDPNGVADFTVYSGSDAASGNSQQQVPTGRDGRLTYTWQATDRFGNETSASRTVVVDNTKPALAFGAAPANGAKLTKTATITATASDHNRIAKVQMLVNGKIVATDTTPGYRFVLNPAKYGRTFTVQLRAYDKAGNVSHSSTRTYHR; the protein is encoded by the coding sequence ATGGCACGACTACGCAAAGGCACCATCGCGGTCGTCATCGGCTCACTCAGCCTGACCGCCACCACACCGGCGCACGCCGACGAACCGGTCCCGGACACCACCCCGCCGGTGATCACCTCCACCGGGCTCACCCCGGGACAACTTGTCGGCGCCTACAAGGGCTTCAAGCCGATCGTGTCCGACAACAGCGGCACCACCCAGATGCAGGTGCTGCTCAACGGCAAACTGAGCATGACGATGCCCGTCAACTGGGACGGCCCTATCCGACTCAATGCCAAAGCGCTGCCCACCGACACCGACCTTGACGTCACCCTGCGCGTCAAGGACCCCGCCGGCAACACGACCGATGCCACTACCCGGGTGCACCTGGACTCCAGCCTGCCGACCGCCACCCCTTCGCCCGCCTACGGCACCGCGATGGAGAGCGGACCGGTCACCATCACGCTGACCGACGTCCCGGACGACGTCACGAAGATTGCAATGCACTTCTACAGCACCGGCCAGGACGTCATCCGCACCGAAGGCCCCTGGACCTTCCAGTGGGACGCCAGCGAGCAATCCGAAATCCCGTACTTCATCCTGACCGACCGGGCCGGCAACACCAACAACGTCATCACCGGATACATCGTCGACAACGACCCCCCGGTCATCGAGCACCTCAGCAACTACATCCCGCAGATCACGCTCAAACCCGGCACCACCACAACGATCGGCGCCTACGCCACCCTGACCGCCGTGGTCAACGACAAGTCGAGACTCAGCCGCACCGAATGGTGGGTCAACGGCGTCCTGCGCGCCACCAACCCCGACGAATTCCGGCTGACCCCAGACATGACCACGGGCACGACAGCCACCATCGAACTCCGCGTCTGGGACGGAGCAGGACACCCTGCCAGCGCGATATTCCCGCTCGCGATCGACCGCGTCGGCCCGAGCATCAGCAACATCACCCCCGACGCCATGGCGCTCGTCCGGGGCACTAGCTTCACCACGACCGTCGTCGCCAGCGACCCCAACGGCGTCGCCGACTTCACCGTGTACAGCGGCAGCGACGCCGCCAGCGGAAATTCCCAGCAGCAGGTGCCGACCGGACGCGACGGCCGACTCACCTACACCTGGCAGGCCACCGACCGCTTCGGCAACGAAACCTCCGCCAGCCGCACCGTCGTCGTCGACAACACCAAACCGGCCCTCGCGTTCGGCGCAGCACCCGCCAACGGCGCCAAACTGACCAAGACCGCCACGATCACCGCCACCGCCAGCGACCACAACCGGATCGCCAAGGTGCAAATGTTGGTCAACGGCAAGATCGTTGCCACCGACACCACCCCCGGCTACCGCTTCGTCCTGAACCCGGCCAAGTACGGCAGGACGTTCACCGTGCAGCTACGCGCCTACGACAAAGCCGGCAACGTCTCCCACAGCAGCACCCGCACCTACCACCGCTGA